In Colletotrichum higginsianum IMI 349063 chromosome 1, whole genome shotgun sequence, one genomic interval encodes:
- a CDS encoding Prefoldin subunit produces MRLPPLSRLYTTAALTRVRRVFIPLETPSQDYEHRPFEDIPDAQKPSPFLPTTNAIDRGSASHQQSEISTLFLDPKPNPATSFYPSLHTVLADALEYFRAPSGPLSESNIESLLLLAHDNRTNHCIVTIQHLLKGTPELDPRLARLLWSKSKWEQISRRLASNGIGADDISHWAWILLETQPDKRVAKFLSRPCHKPLFILFYILRDNFSSPESLTRLLEYCMEWYSGQETVDQTGEHSMVFSAMESTMFPRVLEGLCCQASLVQPGAMPDIANLAVSHIQAIPRKCRHFQKAYRFQCRVFNSAIQAVSRLSKVSPYEHSSSNWIAIRTLLSMSTNLAQALIIEGESYRAIRQVLLALPKTDSERDTASTLSSSWPPYRVLRDGMEEKADTEDFLGRAVKVGFMMQEGGYAKTENDSIMDILGGMAPDGSPTIQTRANYPRHLNVPQGAWAALIRTTRNAQEAWALFKHPPEPGAKPTSEVYLELMQKIVAKPADPAHHNLPGDGREVFPFDETNLSDYEKARLLPPSIPELIEEMSNTGVPIQGRMLAWLIGHQSPSFEAALQYIDHSDLNEEAKSELKWCIEECQRPTPDSPDRPPLSKNLPSDFLRAIIALACNLQPRYTNRSPNFIPGPNIYSIHHAIWLARTAWSSEHVSPPGAGPWELIMKALNKPKVAVSPRDNSFELVRLALKVLENVEAQGVPNLGMFCSFSNVIRNAVWTKLPFLMDPSFKIKVGDQEFMSLYKARSPQLMIPQGPNVFRKSDSADNEAIGSWREILTPIFKNSQSGVAKHRTHYEIVREASTKLKALWRTLATTGPANQACAKVGVTATHVNSYMRTLAAVGDVEEMVLLLCWVVRDWAPVADCLPSKPSTRRLHGALCAFRAFAEPLLDESTVVSLRQEVDMYIREGGRVYWPDLQDIEAYTAKNDARGNHRNLYEVIQRASSRRESQLPGDVIERKIRLKMK; encoded by the exons ATGCGGCTGCCGCCTCTTTCCAGATTATACACAACTGCTGCTCTGACCAGGGTCCGAAGGGTGTTTATCCCCTTAGAGACA CCATCGCAGGACTATGAACATCGACCTTTCGAGGATATACCTGATGCCCAAAAGCCATCACCCTTCTTACCAACGACCAACGCGATCGATCGGGGCTCTGCGTCTCACCAGCAATCTGAAATATCGACTCTTTTTCTAGATCCGAAACCAAACCCAGCTACGAGCTTCTACCCATCCTTGCACACGGTACTCGCCGACGCTTTGGAATATTTCCGCGCCCCCTCCGGACCTCTCTCCGAGTCGAACATCGAGAGCCTCCTGCTTTTAGCGCATGACAACAGAACCAATCACTGCATCGTCACCATACAACATCTCCTCAAAGGGACGCCCGAACTGGACCCGAGACTCGCACGCCTGTTATGGAGCAAATCCAAATGGGAACAGATCTCGAGGCGCTTGGCGTCCAATGGCATCGGTGCGGACGACATTTCTCATTGGGCTTGGATTCTCCTTGAAACCCAGCCTGACAAGAGAGTTGCCAAGTTTCTGAGCAGGCCGTGTCACAAGCCGCTATTTATTCTTTTTTATATTCTCAGAGACAACTTCTCGAGTCCCGAATCCTTAACGCGGCTTTTGGAATATTGCATGGAGTGGTACTCGGGTCAAGAAACAGTAGACCAAACTGGAGAGCATTCCATGGTGTTCTCGGCGATGGAGTCGACAATGTTCCCAAGGGTTTTAGAAGGCCTCTGCTGCCAAGCAAGCCTAGTTCAGCCCGGCGCCATGCCGGATATCGCAAATCTGGCGGTGTCACATATACAAGCTATACCGCGCAAATGTCGGCATTTTCAAAAGGCGTATAGGTTTCAATGTCGCGTGTTCAACAGTGCCATACAAGCGGTATCGCGTCTCTCGAAGGTCTCGCCCTACGAGCATTCGTCCTCCAACTGGATTGCGATTAGGACCCTGCTCTCGATGTCTACCAACTTGGCTCAAGCTCTCATCATTGAGGGAGAAAGCTATAGGGCAATCAGGCAAGTATTGCTTGCGTTGCCGAAAACCGACTCAGAACGAGACACGGCTAGCACACTTTCCAGCTCGTGGCCTCCCTACCGAGTATTGAGGGACGGCATGGAAGAAAAAGCAGACACGGAAGACTTCTTGGGCAGAGCTGTCAAGGTCGGTTTTATGATGCAAGAGGGAGGTTACGCCAAGACCGAAAACGATTCGATCATGGACATCCTGGGAGGCATGGCCCCTGATGGCTCGCCGACGATTCAGACGAGGGCCAACTACCCACGCCACTTGAACGTGCCGCAGGGCGCTTGGGCGGCGCTGATTCGGACAACTCGGAACGCTCAAGAAGCCTGGGCGTTATTCAAGCATCCTCCCGAGCCTGGAGCGAAACCAACATCCGAAGTGTACTTGGAGCTAATGCAGAAAATCGTCGCGAAACCAGCCGATCCTGCTCATCATAACCTTCCTGGAGACGGGAGAGAGGTCTTTCCTTTCGACGAGACGAACCTCAGCGACTATGAGAAAGCGCGTCTGCTCCCGCCCAGTATTCCCGAGCTGATTGAGGAGATGTCCAACACCGGCGTGCCCATCCAGGGACGGATGTTGGCTTGGCTCATTGGTCACCAATCGCCCAGCTTCGAAGCTGCTCTACAGTACATCGACCACAGTGACTTGAACGAAGAAGCCAAGAGCGAACTCAAATGGTGCATAGAAGAGTGCCAAAGGCCCACGCCAGATTCGCCCGACAGGCCCCCTCTGTCCAAAAACCTACCTAGCGATTTTCTGCGTGCGATCATCGCCTTGGCTTGTAATTTACAGCCCCGTTACACGAATCGTTCACCTAACTTTATCCCCGGTCCCAACATCTACTCCATCCACCACGCTATCTGGCTTGCACGAACAGCATGGAGCTCTGAGCATGTCTCTCCCCCAGGCGCAGGACCGTGGGAGTTGATTATGAAAGCTTTGAACAAGCCGAAAGTAGCGGTCAGCCCACGCGACAATAGTTTCGAGCTTGTGCGCCTGGCCTTAAAGGTCCTGGAGAATGTCGAGGCCCAAGGCGTACCCAACCTCGGCATGTTTTGTTCGTTCTCCAATGTAATACGGAATGCGGTTTGGACAAAACTTCCCTTTCTGATGGACCCCTCCTTTAAAATCAAAGTCGGGGACCAGGAGTTTATGTCGCTCTACAAGGCGCGTAGCCCACAGTTGATGATACCCCAGGGCCCTAACGTCTTCCGGAAATCCGACTCGGCTGACAATGAAGCCATCGGTTCATGGCGTGAAATACTCACGCCGATCTTCAAGAACAGCCAAAGTGGAGTTGCCAAACACCGCACACATTACGAGATCGTCCGGGAAGCATCGACAAAGCTAAAGGCCTTGTGGAGAACGCTGGCGACCACAGGCCCGGCCAATCAAGCCTGCGCCAAGGTGGGGGTAACGGCAACCCATGTCAATTCCTACATGCGCACGCTCGCGGCCGTTGGCGACGTTGAGGAGATGGTCCTGCTCCTATGCTGGGTTGTCCGAGACTGGGCCCCTGTTGCCGACTGCCTTCCGTCTAAGCCATCGACGCGACGTCTTCATGGGGCACTCTGTGCGTTTCGGGCCTTTGCAGAGCCCTTGCTTGACGAGAGCACGGTGGTGTCTTTGCGCCAGGAGGTCGATATGTACATCAGAGAGGGGGGCCGGGTTTACTGGCCAGACCTTCAAGATATTGAAGCCTACACAGCGAAGAACGATGCAAGGGGAAACCACAGGAACCTGTACGAGGTCATCCAAAGAGCCTCCTCGAGGCGAGAGAGTCAGCTGCCGGGAGATGTGATCGAACGAAAGATCCGGTTGAAGATGAAGTAG
- a CDS encoding YagE family protein yields MRLCQFKIAPSLSRGLQTARLTSRPHRHFHITNQASQPRKRTFFTSNVYLSQSAGEPSIRQPKSENDDSYLPASPKRKGVRSAGAKNSLRRVAIIAQRPAQRDTEATSAGLIDASTSTLISAVCVAEAFNMKAVLNILQAHGFDIDPDQSGFEASEVVHARGVNGGDIFVFPSGTIVTWALPPDVVTKQLLSAAETLLKPVLREVEDLEYVSDPNKETSGMKGDIVVLGTKLEDRDGDRLDTTLAKIAFSSGLARSTKLAVLESALTAYFESTRKIPSLLSKGSGLPLGRKFILQKTGELLSLRARLNHYSELTDSLPDIFWDSRSELGLEGYYEQVGRALDVNVRIRTLNQKMDYAQEIASVLREMSSEQHSTRLEWIIIILIAVEVVFEVRRIVLEYREEKAKGDEVVEAETPKYLGRATDV; encoded by the coding sequence ATGCGCCTCTGTCAGTTTAAGATAGCGCCGTCGCTCAGTCGCGGCTTGCAGACTGCTCGACTTACTTCCCGTCCTCATCGACATTTTCATATTACGAACCAGGCAAGCCAACCTCGAAAACGCACTTTCTTCACATCCAATGTCTATTTGTCCCAGAGCGCCGGCGAGCCTTCCATTAGGCAACCTAAGTCCGAGAATGACGACTCCTATTTGCCTGCGTCACCCAAGCGCAAAGGCGTTCGATCTGCAGGCGCAAAGAACTCTCTTCGTCGAGTTGCCATCATCGCTCAGCGACCTGCGCAACGAGACACAGAAGCTACATCTGCGGGGCTCATCGATGCGTCCACCTCGACTTTGATCAGTGCTGTGTGCGTCGCCGAGGCTTTCAACATGAAAGCGGTCTTAAATATTCTCCAAGCGCATGGGTTCGATATTGATCCGGACCAAAGCGGATTTGAAGCGAGCGAGGTGGTCCACGCGCGAGGTGTCAACGGCGGTGACATATTTGTGTTTCCCTCCGGGACGATTGTTACTTGGGCGCTGCCCCCCGATGTAGTCACGAAGCAGCTGCTGAGCGCGGCGGAAACACTCTTGAAGCCGGTCCTCCGGGAGGTGGAGGACTTGGAGTATGTCTCCGACCCGAACAAGGAGACAAGTGGCATGAAGGGCGACATTGTGGTGCTGGGCACGAAGCTCGAGGATAGAGACGGCGACAGACTTGACACAACCCTCGCCAAGATTGCATTTTCCTCCGGGCTTGCCAGGAGCACGAAACTCGCTGTGCTGGAAAGCGCACTGACAGCCTACTTCGAGAGCACCAGGAAGATTCCGTCTCTGTTGTCGAAAGGGTCCGGACTGCCGCTAGGCAGAAAGTTCATCTTGCAAAAGACGGGCGAGCTGCTGAGCCTTCGCGCGAGGCTTAACCACTACTCGGAGCTCACGGATTCCCTCCCCGACATATTTTGGGACAGCCGATCTGAACTGGGCCTGGAAGGGTACTACGAACAGGTCGGACGGGCGTTGGACGTCAACGTCCGAATCCGGACGCTGAACCAGAAGATGGACTACGCGCAAGAGATTGCCAGCGTATTGCGAGAGATGTCGAGTGAGCAGCACAGCACGAGGCTGGAGTGGATCATTATTATCCTCATTGCCGTTGAGGTTGTCTTCGAGGTGAGGAGGATCGTCCTCGAATacagagaagaaaaagcaaaGGGGGACGAGGTGGTGGAAGCAGAGACACCcaagtacctaggtagggCAACGGATGTCTAG
- a CDS encoding Serine hydroxymethyltransferase — translation MAANGSTYSLPVSHKEMLEKSLIDSDPEVAEIMKDEIKRQRESIILIASENVTSRAVFDALGSPMSNKYSEGQPGARYYGGNEHIDQIEILCQNRALKAFNLDSSKWGVNVQCLSGSPANLQVYQAIMPVHGRLMGLDLPHGGHLSHGYQTPQKKISAVSTYFETMPYRVNLDTGIIDYDQLEKNAQLFRPKVLVAGTSAYCRLIDYARMRKIADSVGAYLVVDMAHISGLIAAGVIPSPFEHADIVTTTTHKSLRGPRGAMIFFRKGVRSVDARTGKETLYDLENPINFSVFPGHQGGPHNHTITALAVALKQAASPDFKAYQQKVIDNAKAIENKFKALGHKLVADGTDSHMVLLDLRQFSLDGARVEAVLEQINITCNKNSIPGDKSALTPCGLRIGTPAMTSRGFGEADFERVATYIDESIKICKEVQASLPKEANKLKDFKATVAGGQVAKINDLRQEVAAWSASFPLPVEGWRVDAGI, via the exons ATGGCTGCCAACGGTTCTACCTACTCCCTCCCCGTCTCCCACAAGGAG ATGCTGGAGAAGTCCCTCATCGACTCCGAccccgaggtcgccgagatCATG AAGGACGAGATCAAGCGCCAGCGCGAGTCCATCATTCTCATCGCCTCTGAGAACGTCACCTCCCGTGCCGTCTTCGACGCTCTTGGCTCCCCCATGTCCAACAAGTACTCCGAGGGCCAGCCCGGCGCCAGATACTACGGTGGCAACGAGCACATCGACCAGATCGAGATCCTCTGCCAAAACCGTGCCCTGAAGGCCTTCAACCTTGACTCCTCCAAGTGGGGTGTCAACGTTCAGTGCTTGTCCGGCAGCCCTGCCAACCTCCAGGTCTACCAGGCTATCATGCCCGTCCACGGCCGCCTCATGGGCCTGGATCTCCCCCACGGTGGTCACTTGTCTCACGGCTACCAGACCCCCCAGAAGAA GATCTCTGCTGTCTCTACTTACTTCGAGACCATGCCCTACCGCGTCAACCTCGACACCGGCATCATCGACTACGACCAGCTCGAGAAGAACGCCCAGCTCTTCCGTCCCAAGGTCCTTGTCGCCGGTACCTCGGCCTACTGCCGCCTGATTGACTACGCTCGCATGCGCAAGATCGCCGACTCCGTCGGTGCCTACCTCGTCGTTGACATGGCCCACATCTCCGGTCTCATCGCCGCTGGCgtcatcccctcccccttcgaGCACGCCGACAttgtcaccaccaccacccacaagTCCCTCCGTGGTCCCCGTGGCGCCATGATCTTCTTCCGCAAGGGCGTTCGCTCCGTCGACGCCAGGACCGGCAAGGAGACCCTGTATGACCTGGAGAACCCCATCAACTTCTCTGTCTTCCCCGGTCACCAGGGCGGCCCCCACAACCACACCATCACGGCTCTGGCCGTTGCCCTGAAGCAGGCTGCCAGCCCCGACTTCAAGGCCTACCAGCAGAAGGTCATTGACAACGCCAAGGCCATTGAGAACAAGTTCAAGGCTCTTGGCCACAAGCTCGTCGCTGACGGCACCGACTCCCACAtggtcctcctcgacctccgcCAGTTCAGCCTGGACGGTGCCCGTGTCGAGGCTGTCCTTGAGCAGATCAACATCACCTGCAACAAGAACTCCATCCCCGGCGACAAGAGTGCCCTTACCCCCTGCGGTCTCCGCATCGGCACCCCCGCCATGACCTCGCGTGGAttcggcgaggccgacttCGAGCGCGTCGCCACCTACATCGACGAGTCCATCAAGATCTGCAAGGAGGTCCAGGCTTCCCTGCCCAAGGAGGCCAACAAGCTCAAGGACTTCAAGGCCACcgttgccggcggccagGTTGCCAAGATCAACGATCTCCGCCAGGAGGTTGCCGCCTGGAGCGCCAGCTTCCCCCTCCCTGTCGAGGGCTGGCGTGTTGACGCTGGCATCTAA
- a CDS encoding Vacuolar protease A — translation MKSTLLTAAVLLGAAQAEFHKLKLKKVSLEEQLNSVPIEHQVRQLGQKYMGARPDNHADAMFKQKPVQSNGEHPVPVSNFMNAQYFSEIEIGNPPQTFKVVLDTGSSNLWVPSQQCGSIACYLHTKYDSSASSTYKANGSSFEIHYGSGSLTGFVSQDDVSIGDLKIKKQDFAEATSEPGLAFAFGRFDGILGLGYDTISVNKIVPPFYNLVNQKAIDEPVFAFYLGDTNEEGDESEATFGGLDDSHYEGKITYIPLRRKAYWEVDLDAISLGDQTAELEGHGAILDTGTSLNVLPSALAELLNKEIGAKKGYNGQYSVECSKRDELPDITFTLAGYNFSISAYDYILEVSGSCISTFQGMDFPEPVGPLVILGDAFLRRWYSVYDLGKNAVGLAKAKK, via the exons ATGAAGAGTACTCTCCTCACCGCGGCCGTGCTGTTGGGCGCGGCCCAGGCTGAGTTCCACAAGCTGAAGCTCAAGAAGGTCTCTCTCGAGGAGCAACTC AACTCTGTTCCCATCGAGCACCAGGTCAGACAGCTGGGCCAGAAGTACATGGGCGCTCGCCCCGACAACCATGCCGATGCCATGTTCAAGCAGAAGCCCGTTCAGAGCAACGGCGAACACCCTGTGCCTGTCAGCAACTTCATGAACGCCCAGT ACTTCTCCGAAATCGAGATTGGCAACCCTCCCCAGACTTTTAAGGTTGTTCTGGACACCGGAAGCTCCAACCTGTGGGTGCCTTCCCAGCAGTGTGGCAGCATTGCCTGCTATCTGCACACGAAGTACGActcttcggcttcttctACCTACAAGGCCAACGGCTCTTCTTTCGAGATCCACTACGGCTCCGGCAGCTTGACTGGCTTCGTCTCCCAAGACGACGTTTCTATCGGCGATCTCAAGATCAAGAAGCAGGACTTTGCCGAAGCCACCAGCGAGCCCGGTCTGGCCTTTGCCTTTGGCCGCTTCGACGGCATTCTCGGTCTTGGCTACGACACCATCTCAGTCAACAAGATTGTCCCCCCCTTCTACAACCTCGTGAACCAGAAGGCCATTGACGAGcccgtcttcgccttctACCTCGGTGACACCaacgaggagggcgacgagagcgaAGCCACcttcggcggcctcgacgactcTCACTACGAGGGAAAGATCACCTACATTCCCCTTCGCCGCAAGGCTTACTGggaggtcgacctcgacgccattTCTCTTGGTGACCAGaccgccgagctcgagggccACGGTGCCATCCTTGACACCGGCACTTCTCTGAATGTTCTCCCCTCTGCTCTTGCTGAGCTGCTCAACAAGGAGATTGGTGCTAAGAAGGGCTACAACGGCCAGTACTCTGTTGAGTGCTCCAAGCGTGACGAGCTCCCCGACATTACCTTCACCCTTGCCGGCTACAACTTCAGCATTTCCGCCTACGACTACATCCTGGAGGTCTCTGGCAGCTGCATCTCCACATTCCAGGGTATGGACTTCCCCGAGCCGGTCGGCCCTCTGGTTATTCTTGGAGATGCCTTCCTCCGCCGTTGGTACTCTGTGTACGACCTCGGCAAGAACGCTGTTGGCCTGGCCAAGGCTAAAAAATAA